From the genome of Frankiales bacterium, one region includes:
- a CDS encoding alpha-amylase: MAPVTALTGRPGVEDLVRAALGRAPGPAAEDLLARARRWGPDLEAGVRAVFTPDVADDLLARLAAIAVEGWRARPERLRARDRERLLRPDWFQQPDAVGYVAYADRFAGTLAGVAEHVDYLRELGTTYLHLMPLLRPRAGANDGGYAVADYREVRDDLGTMADLESLAATLHEHGIALTIDLVLNHVAREHPWAVAARAGEQRYRDYFLVFPDRETPDRYERTLPEVFPDFAPGNFTWDAELDGWVWTTFNDYQWDLNWANPDVVCEFADLALFLANRGVDCLRLDAIAFVWKRMGTDCQNQPEVHGLTRALRAVARIAAPALVFKAEAIVGPAQLVHYLGVGEYAGHVSDLAYHNSLMVQIWSALATRDARLLVTALEKFPPKPTTTAWATYLRCHDDIGWAIDDADAREVGWDGFSHRRFLSRWYLGDFPGSFARGAAFQVNEATGDARTSGTAASLAGVEQALAEGDVPMLERAVLRLRCAYALVYGFGGIPLLYMGDELGLLNDEAYLDEPEHADDNRWMHRPRMPWAVARDREDVTTVAGRMFGVLRHLAQVRAALPALHAAVESVPVHTSNPAVLAVVRRHAAGDLVQLYNVSEDWQRCDAGVLGTLRHRALVDHLGGEVPSTEDGQLVLPPYAAAWLGAEAARA, from the coding sequence ATGGCGCCCGTGACAGCGCTTACAGGACGGCCCGGGGTGGAGGACCTCGTGCGGGCGGCGCTCGGCCGCGCGCCCGGACCCGCGGCCGAGGACCTGCTGGCCCGGGCGCGTCGCTGGGGGCCGGACCTCGAGGCCGGGGTGCGTGCCGTGTTCACCCCCGACGTCGCCGACGACCTGCTCGCCCGCCTGGCCGCGATCGCGGTGGAGGGCTGGCGCGCCCGGCCCGAGCGGCTGCGCGCGCGCGATCGCGAGCGCCTGCTGCGCCCCGACTGGTTCCAGCAGCCCGACGCGGTGGGCTACGTGGCCTACGCCGACCGCTTCGCCGGCACGCTGGCCGGGGTCGCCGAGCACGTCGACTACCTGCGCGAGCTGGGCACCACCTACCTGCACCTCATGCCGCTGCTGCGCCCGCGCGCGGGCGCCAACGACGGCGGCTACGCCGTGGCCGACTACCGCGAGGTGCGCGACGACCTCGGCACCATGGCCGACCTCGAGTCGCTGGCCGCGACGCTGCACGAGCACGGCATCGCGCTCACCATCGACCTGGTGCTCAACCACGTCGCCCGCGAGCACCCGTGGGCCGTCGCCGCCCGCGCCGGCGAGCAGCGCTACCGCGACTACTTCCTCGTGTTCCCCGACCGCGAGACGCCGGACCGCTACGAGCGCACGCTGCCCGAGGTGTTCCCGGACTTCGCCCCCGGCAACTTCACGTGGGACGCCGAGCTCGACGGCTGGGTCTGGACGACGTTCAACGACTACCAGTGGGACCTCAACTGGGCGAACCCCGACGTCGTGTGCGAGTTCGCCGACCTCGCCCTGTTCCTCGCCAACCGCGGCGTCGACTGCCTGCGGCTCGACGCGATCGCGTTCGTGTGGAAGCGCATGGGCACCGACTGCCAGAACCAGCCGGAGGTGCACGGCCTCACCCGCGCGCTGCGCGCGGTGGCGCGGATCGCCGCGCCCGCGCTGGTGTTCAAGGCCGAGGCGATCGTGGGCCCGGCGCAGCTCGTGCACTACCTCGGCGTCGGCGAGTACGCCGGCCACGTCTCGGACCTCGCCTACCACAACAGCCTCATGGTGCAGATCTGGTCGGCGCTGGCCACGCGCGACGCCCGGCTGCTGGTCACCGCGCTGGAGAAGTTCCCGCCCAAGCCCACCACCACCGCGTGGGCCACGTACCTGCGCTGCCACGACGACATCGGGTGGGCGATCGACGACGCCGACGCGCGCGAGGTCGGCTGGGACGGCTTCTCGCACAGGCGGTTCCTGTCCCGCTGGTACCTCGGCGACTTCCCGGGCTCGTTCGCGCGGGGCGCGGCGTTCCAGGTGAACGAGGCCACCGGCGACGCGCGCACGAGCGGCACGGCCGCGAGCCTGGCCGGCGTCGAACAGGCCCTGGCCGAGGGCGACGTCCCGATGCTCGAACGCGCGGTGCTGCGGCTGCGCTGCGCCTACGCCCTCGTCTACGGCTTCGGCGGGATCCCGTTGCTGTACATGGGCGACGAGCTCGGCCTGCTCAACGACGAGGCGTACCTCGACGAGCCGGAGCACGCGGACGACAACCGCTGGATGCACCGGCCGCGGATGCCGTGGGCGGTCGCGCGCGACCGCGAGGACGTGACCACCGTGGCCGGGCGGATGTTCGGCGTCCTGCGCCACCTCGCCCAGGTGCGCGCGGCACTGCCCGCGCTGCACGCCGCGGTGGAGTCCGTGCCGGTGCACACGTCCAACCCCGCGGTGCTCGCCGTCGTCCGGCGGCACGCGGCCGGCGACCTCGTGCAGCTCTACAACGTCTCCGAGGACTGGCAGCGCTGCGACGCCGGCGTGCTCGGCACGCTGCGCCACCGCGCGCTCGTCGACCACCTCGGCGGAGAGGTGCCGAGCACCGAGGACGGCCAGCTCGTGCTGCCGCCCTACGCCGCGGCCTGGCTCGGCGCCGAGGCAGCTCGAGCCTGA
- a CDS encoding transglutaminase family protein encodes MDGRRLRITHRTGYRYSAPVAASFNEVRMTPRDADGQMLLSHQLQVSPRASVQAYVDYWGALVQSFDVHEEHDVLEIVATSLVDVPHGHPSAPGVGWREITAPSVLDRWGEFLVPTPLVDDALKDESRARVVEQLRDLPTPALAIRGAIEATRERIRYDDSATGVTTTAGQAWEIGGGVCQDYSHTLLSLLRALGIPARYVSGYLHDEEEAPGRTVVGESHAWIESWNGGWEAFDPTNDRSVGSAHVVVARGRDYSDVPPLKGIYAGGASESLGVTVEITQLAV; translated from the coding sequence ATGGACGGACGTCGCCTGCGCATCACGCACCGCACCGGCTACCGCTACTCCGCGCCGGTGGCGGCGTCGTTCAACGAGGTGCGGATGACCCCGCGCGACGCCGACGGCCAGATGCTGCTGTCGCACCAGCTCCAGGTCTCGCCGCGCGCGTCGGTGCAGGCCTACGTCGACTACTGGGGCGCGCTGGTGCAGTCCTTCGACGTCCACGAGGAGCACGACGTGCTCGAGATCGTGGCGACGTCGCTGGTCGACGTCCCCCACGGCCACCCGAGCGCACCGGGCGTGGGCTGGCGCGAGATCACCGCGCCGTCGGTGCTCGACCGCTGGGGCGAGTTCCTGGTGCCGACCCCGCTCGTCGACGACGCGCTCAAGGACGAGTCGCGGGCGCGCGTCGTGGAGCAGCTGCGCGACCTCCCCACGCCGGCGCTGGCGATCCGCGGGGCGATCGAGGCCACGCGCGAACGGATCCGCTACGACGACTCCGCCACGGGCGTCACCACCACTGCCGGGCAGGCGTGGGAGATCGGGGGCGGCGTCTGCCAGGACTACTCCCACACGCTGCTGTCGCTGCTGCGGGCGCTGGGCATCCCGGCCCGCTACGTCAGCGGCTACCTGCACGACGAGGAGGAGGCGCCCGGGCGCACCGTCGTCGGGGAGAGCCACGCCTGGATCGAGTCGTGGAACGGCGGCTGGGAGGCCTTCGACCCCACCAACGACCGCAGCGTGGGCTCGGCGCACGTCGTGGTGGCGCGCGGCCGCGACTACTCCGACGTGCCGCCGCTCAAGGGCATCTACGCGGGCGGTGCGAGCGAGTCCCTCGGCGTCACCGTCGAGATCACGCAGCTCGCCGTCTGA
- a CDS encoding SHOCT domain-containing protein has product MRLLAELGSGEILWDILWLFMFIIWFWLLIVVFTDIFRSKDLGGVAKTLWIIFVIVLPYLGVFVYLIARGNSMAERNVAAMTNAQQAQEAYIRSVAGSGPSASEEIARLADLRDKGVISEEEFQTAKAKAIG; this is encoded by the coding sequence ATGCGTCTGCTTGCCGAACTGGGCTCGGGGGAGATCCTCTGGGACATCCTCTGGCTCTTCATGTTCATCATCTGGTTCTGGCTGCTCATCGTGGTGTTCACGGACATCTTCCGCAGCAAGGACCTCGGCGGCGTCGCCAAGACGCTGTGGATCATCTTCGTCATCGTGCTGCCCTACCTCGGGGTGTTCGTGTACCTCATCGCGCGCGGCAACTCGATGGCCGAGCGCAACGTGGCGGCGATGACCAACGCCCAGCAGGCCCAGGAGGCCTACATCCGCTCGGTGGCCGGCTCCGGCCCGAGCGCCTCGGAGGAGATCGCCCGCCTCGCCGACCTGCGCGACAAGGGAGTCATCTCGGAGGAGGAGTTCCAGACCGCCAAGGCGAAGGCCATCGGATAG
- a CDS encoding helix-turn-helix domain-containing protein translates to MSRPSEDPSSTLPSFPARLRRLREDAGLSQTALAGSDLHPSYISLLESGRRVPTAEVVALLAARLGVTSEVLTGEIVVELEGPLALAEAALGLGSPQDAVAQLEPLRDGITAARAQRDPLVFRAGLALATGLERVGRLTEATEVLEDMRTAADAARGRLPGLHVAVALVRCYRDGGDLARAVDVGETTLARCHGLASAQLSGHAQLVSTLASAYVERGDLLRAQLLLDELVESTARNGTLDEQAAACWNAAITAAERGDPVAALELCEQAATLVAVGDDLRAAARLQVTRAWILLAQQPARAEEAQALVLDALPHLRQYAGTVTLSSAETELARCAMLLGDPGSAVAHAASAAAAVTDEHPIERARALAVLGAAYVAVGDRALGLASLEEAAGLLEGAGSPRNAAAVWRSIADVLRSLGDLERAWDAAQRALDSAGLRTDPAALPAAAPAGAAPSPRPERTTSAASA, encoded by the coding sequence ATGTCGCGACCGTCCGAGGACCCGTCCTCGACCCTGCCGTCGTTCCCGGCGCGCCTGCGCCGGCTGCGCGAGGATGCCGGCCTGTCGCAGACCGCGCTGGCCGGGTCGGACCTGCACCCCAGCTACATCAGCCTGCTCGAGTCGGGGCGCCGCGTGCCCACGGCCGAGGTCGTGGCCCTGCTCGCCGCGCGCCTCGGGGTCACCAGCGAGGTGCTCACCGGCGAGATCGTCGTCGAGCTCGAGGGCCCGCTCGCGCTGGCCGAGGCCGCCCTGGGCCTCGGCAGCCCGCAGGACGCCGTCGCCCAGCTCGAGCCCCTGCGCGACGGGATCACCGCGGCGCGCGCCCAGCGCGACCCGCTCGTCTTCCGCGCCGGGCTGGCGCTGGCCACCGGGCTCGAGCGCGTGGGCCGGCTCACCGAGGCCACCGAGGTGCTCGAGGACATGCGCACGGCCGCGGACGCCGCCCGCGGGCGGCTGCCCGGGCTGCACGTCGCCGTGGCCCTGGTGCGCTGCTACCGCGACGGCGGCGACCTCGCCCGCGCCGTCGACGTCGGCGAGACGACGCTGGCGCGCTGCCACGGGCTCGCCTCGGCGCAGCTCTCCGGCCACGCCCAGCTCGTCTCCACGCTGGCCAGCGCGTACGTCGAGCGCGGCGACCTGCTGCGGGCGCAGCTGCTGCTCGACGAGCTCGTGGAGAGCACGGCGCGCAACGGCACGCTCGACGAGCAGGCCGCGGCCTGCTGGAACGCGGCCATCACGGCCGCCGAGCGGGGCGACCCTGTGGCCGCCCTCGAGCTGTGCGAGCAGGCGGCCACCCTCGTGGCGGTCGGCGACGACCTGCGGGCCGCCGCGCGGCTCCAGGTCACGCGCGCCTGGATCCTGCTGGCCCAGCAGCCCGCGCGGGCCGAGGAGGCGCAGGCGCTCGTGCTCGACGCCCTCCCGCACCTGCGCCAGTACGCCGGCACCGTGACGCTCTCCAGCGCCGAGACCGAGCTGGCCCGCTGCGCGATGCTCCTCGGCGACCCGGGCTCGGCCGTGGCGCACGCCGCCAGCGCCGCCGCGGCCGTCACGGACGAGCACCCGATCGAGCGCGCCCGGGCCCTCGCGGTGCTCGGCGCGGCCTACGTGGCCGTCGGCGACCGCGCGCTCGGACTGGCCAGCCTCGAGGAGGCGGCCGGACTGCTCGAGGGCGCCGGCTCGCCGCGCAACGCGGCCGCCGTGTGGCGCTCGATCGCCGACGTGCTGCGCAGCCTCGGCGACCTCGAGCGGGCCTGGGATGCCGCCCAGCGGGCGCTGGACTCGGCCGGGCTGCGCACCGACCCGGCCGCGCTCCCGGCCGCGGCCCCGGCCGGCGCCGCGCCGTCGCCGCGGCCCGAGCGGACCACCAGCGCCGCCTCCGCCTGA
- a CDS encoding flotillin family protein has translation MPFVAVVGVAAVVALLVVVVLFKMTWRVAEPNQALIVTGLGARGESEAGADFKIVVGKGAAVVPGFQVARRLSLDSRSTRLEVDCVTQQGIALTVRGVVIYKVGDDPRSISNAARRWLDQQQVMNATIHDVFSGHLRSIVGGLTVEEMIRQRERLTNEVRASSSDEMAKLGLQVDSLQIQEIDDATGYIVNLGAPHAAAVAAAARIAQAQRDQEATQAEQEASALKAAAVREASIKQAGFQAEVDRARAAAQQAGPLSEAMARQDVVVAETRAAQLSADLAEKRLESDVRKPADAEAYRQRTLAEADRDARVFAAEAAKRETELTAVAQATRVTTEAEARAAATRATGEAEAAATQATGLAAARATEAAGLATAAATEAQGLAEARAIQARADALAHNQEAVIAQQIAQDYAAIVAAGASAFQGIDSFVVLNGAEGVQDALAQLVASGGSALSVAKQFLAGVPARPAAPVPDGAHARAATPTAPSPANAVAAPAAQV, from the coding sequence ATGCCGTTCGTCGCTGTCGTCGGCGTCGCTGCCGTCGTCGCGCTGCTCGTCGTCGTCGTGCTGTTCAAGATGACGTGGCGCGTCGCCGAGCCCAACCAGGCGCTCATCGTCACCGGGCTCGGCGCCCGCGGCGAGAGCGAGGCGGGCGCCGACTTCAAGATCGTGGTCGGGAAGGGCGCCGCCGTCGTCCCCGGCTTCCAGGTGGCCCGGCGGCTCTCGCTCGACTCGCGCTCGACGCGGCTCGAGGTCGACTGCGTGACCCAGCAGGGAATCGCCCTGACCGTCCGCGGGGTCGTCATCTACAAGGTGGGCGACGACCCGAGGTCGATCTCGAACGCGGCCCGCCGCTGGCTCGACCAGCAGCAGGTGATGAACGCGACGATCCACGACGTGTTCTCCGGCCACCTGCGCTCGATCGTGGGCGGCCTGACCGTGGAGGAGATGATCCGCCAGCGGGAGCGGCTGACCAACGAGGTGCGGGCGTCGTCGTCCGACGAGATGGCCAAGCTGGGGCTCCAGGTCGACTCGCTCCAGATCCAGGAGATCGACGACGCCACGGGCTACATCGTCAACCTCGGCGCGCCGCACGCGGCCGCCGTGGCGGCGGCGGCCCGGATCGCGCAGGCGCAGCGCGACCAGGAGGCGACGCAGGCCGAGCAGGAGGCGAGCGCGCTCAAGGCCGCGGCCGTGCGCGAGGCGTCGATCAAGCAGGCCGGCTTCCAGGCCGAGGTCGACCGGGCCCGCGCCGCGGCGCAGCAGGCCGGCCCGCTCTCGGAGGCGATGGCCCGGCAGGACGTCGTCGTCGCCGAGACGAGGGCGGCCCAGCTCTCGGCCGACCTGGCCGAGAAGCGCCTCGAGTCCGACGTCCGCAAGCCGGCGGACGCCGAGGCCTACCGCCAGCGCACGCTGGCCGAGGCCGACCGCGACGCACGGGTGTTCGCGGCGGAGGCGGCCAAGCGCGAGACGGAGCTGACCGCGGTGGCGCAGGCCACGCGCGTGACCACCGAGGCCGAGGCGCGGGCCGCCGCCACGCGCGCCACCGGCGAGGCGGAGGCCGCGGCCACCCAGGCCACGGGTCTCGCGGCCGCGCGGGCGACCGAGGCGGCGGGGCTCGCGACCGCCGCGGCCACCGAGGCGCAGGGCCTGGCCGAGGCGCGTGCCATCCAGGCACGTGCCGACGCGCTGGCGCACAACCAGGAGGCGGTGATCGCCCAGCAGATCGCGCAGGACTACGCGGCGATCGTGGCCGCCGGGGCCTCGGCGTTCCAGGGCATCGACTCGTTCGTGGTGCTCAACGGGGCCGAGGGCGTGCAGGACGCGCTCGCGCAGCTGGTGGCGAGCGGGGGCAGCGCGCTCTCGGTGGCCAAGCAGTTCCTGGCCGGTGTCCCGGCGCGCCCGGCGGCGCCGGTCCCGGACGGCGCGCACGCCCGGGCCGCGACGCCCACCGCGCCGTCGCCCGCGAACGCGGTCGCCGCGCCGGCCGCGCAGGTCTGA
- a CDS encoding inorganic pyrophosphatase, giving the protein MEFDVTIEIPAGSRNKYEVDHESGRIRLDRMLFTSTRYPHDYGFVDGTLGLDGDPLDAMVLVDEPTFPGCLIRCRAIGMFRMTDEAGGDDKVLCVPAGDPRLEHIRDIHHVPEFDRLEIQHFFEVYKDLEPGKSVEGASWTGRAEAEAEIHESLRRHQEHEAQAESEIEDASH; this is encoded by the coding sequence GTGGAGTTCGACGTCACCATCGAGATCCCCGCAGGCAGCCGCAACAAGTACGAGGTCGACCACGAGAGCGGTCGCATCCGGCTCGACCGGATGCTGTTCACCTCCACGCGCTACCCGCACGACTACGGGTTCGTCGACGGCACCCTGGGCCTCGACGGCGACCCGCTCGACGCCATGGTGCTCGTCGACGAGCCGACCTTCCCGGGCTGCCTCATCCGGTGCCGGGCCATCGGCATGTTCCGCATGACCGACGAGGCCGGCGGCGACGACAAGGTGCTCTGCGTCCCGGCGGGCGACCCCCGCCTCGAGCACATCCGCGACATCCACCACGTGCCCGAGTTCGACCGGCTGGAGATCCAGCACTTCTTCGAGGTCTACAAGGACCTCGAGCCCGGCAAGTCGGTCGAGGGCGCCTCGTGGACCGGGCGCGCCGAGGCCGAGGCCGAGATCCACGAGTCGCTGCGCCGTCACCAGGAGCACGAGGCCCAGGCCGAGTCCGAGATCGAGGACGCCTCCCACTGA
- a CDS encoding circularly permuted type 2 ATP-grasp protein — MRAQAEPGSRPAYDEMLDGEGRPRPGLRTVVEVLESLGPEGLAERARLRDAYLDRQGITFSLSGRERPLPLDLVPRVVGAEEWDRVDAGIRQRIKALELFLTDVYGPGEVLRDGIVPRRLVTSSSHYHRAAFGLVPPNGVRIAVAGIDLIRDEQGEFRVLEDNLRSPSGVSYVLENRRTLAHVLPEVFAGQQVRSVAEYPERLLDALRAAAPSDVSDPTVAVLTPGVHNSAHFEHAFLARSMGAELVEGRDLFCRDDRLWMRTVRGARPIHVVYRRIDDEYLDPVHFHPESLLGVPGLLNAARAGNVAIANAVGNGVADDKAVYTYVPDMIEYYLGERPLLPNVETYDLGDPDQRSFVLERLDRMVVKPVDGSGGYGLTIGTTATDAQLAVVADNIRADPRDWIAQPIVTLSTCPTVIGEHSLESRHVDLRPFAVNDGDDVYVLPGGLTRVALPEGSLVVNSSQGGGSKDTWVLDEGDRGAGAEGRPGLPRVTRVRRSAVARQSAPATADDRLRQQEGQQQQSGPDPARGGPSC; from the coding sequence ATGCGAGCGCAGGCCGAGCCGGGCAGCCGGCCGGCGTACGACGAGATGCTCGACGGCGAGGGCCGTCCGCGGCCCGGCCTGCGGACCGTCGTCGAGGTGCTCGAGTCGCTCGGCCCCGAGGGGCTCGCGGAGCGGGCCCGCCTGCGCGACGCCTACCTCGACCGCCAGGGCATCACGTTCTCCCTCTCCGGCCGCGAGCGGCCGCTGCCGCTCGACCTCGTGCCCCGCGTCGTCGGCGCGGAGGAGTGGGACCGGGTTGACGCCGGGATCCGCCAGCGCATCAAGGCGCTCGAGCTGTTCCTCACCGACGTCTACGGCCCGGGCGAGGTGCTGCGCGACGGCATCGTGCCGCGCCGGCTGGTCACGTCGTCGAGCCACTACCACCGCGCCGCGTTCGGCCTGGTGCCGCCCAACGGCGTGCGCATCGCGGTCGCCGGGATCGACCTCATCCGCGACGAGCAGGGCGAGTTCCGCGTGCTCGAGGACAACCTGCGCAGCCCGAGCGGCGTCTCGTACGTGCTGGAGAACCGCAGGACCCTGGCGCACGTGCTGCCCGAGGTGTTCGCCGGCCAGCAGGTGCGGTCCGTCGCGGAGTACCCCGAGCGGCTCCTGGACGCGCTGCGGGCGGCCGCGCCGTCGGACGTGTCGGACCCCACGGTCGCGGTGCTCACCCCCGGAGTGCACAACTCCGCCCACTTCGAGCACGCGTTCCTCGCCCGCAGCATGGGCGCCGAGCTGGTCGAGGGACGCGACCTCTTCTGCCGCGACGACCGGCTCTGGATGCGCACGGTGCGCGGCGCCCGGCCGATCCACGTCGTCTACCGGCGCATCGACGACGAGTACCTCGACCCGGTGCACTTCCACCCCGAGTCGCTGCTCGGCGTGCCGGGGCTGCTCAACGCGGCGCGGGCGGGCAACGTGGCCATCGCCAACGCCGTGGGCAACGGCGTCGCCGACGACAAGGCCGTCTACACCTACGTGCCGGACATGATCGAGTACTACCTCGGCGAGCGGCCGCTGCTGCCCAACGTGGAGACCTACGACCTCGGCGACCCGGACCAGCGCAGCTTCGTCCTCGAGCGCCTGGACCGGATGGTGGTCAAGCCCGTCGACGGCTCCGGCGGCTACGGGCTCACCATCGGCACGACGGCCACCGACGCGCAGCTCGCCGTCGTCGCCGACAACATCCGGGCGGACCCGCGCGACTGGATCGCGCAGCCGATCGTCACGCTGTCCACCTGCCCCACCGTGATCGGCGAGCACTCGCTCGAGTCGCGCCACGTCGACCTGCGGCCGTTCGCGGTCAACGACGGCGACGACGTCTACGTGCTGCCGGGCGGGCTCACCCGCGTCGCGCTGCCCGAGGGCAGCCTCGTCGTCAACTCCTCGCAGGGCGGCGGGTCGAAGGACACCTGGGTGCTCGACGAGGGCGACCGCGGCGCCGGAGCCGAGGGGCGTCCCGGGCTCCCGCGGGTGACCCGGGTGCGCCGCAGCGCGGTGGCGCGGCAGTCGGCACCGGCCACGGCCGACGACCGGCTGCGCCAGCAGGAGGGTCAGCAGCAGCAGTCCGGTCCCGACCCGGCCCGGGGAGGCCCGTCGTGCTGA
- a CDS encoding DUF1349 domain-containing protein, whose amino-acid sequence MRSLDWSQGRWSTPPERAVPDGDDLLVTCRAGSDLWRTTAYGFVHDDGHGLLADLPDGSAVEVSFRAELSEQFDQAGLLVRADAEHWVKAGVELSDGVPLLGAVVTRGVSDWSTAPVPQWRGLEVTVRASRSGDALTVRARAGDEPWRLVRVAPIDPALPWQAGPAACAPTRAGLVVRFTGWRTGAADAALHG is encoded by the coding sequence GTGCGCAGCCTCGACTGGTCGCAGGGACGCTGGTCCACCCCGCCGGAGCGGGCCGTCCCCGACGGCGACGACCTCCTCGTCACGTGCCGGGCCGGCAGCGACCTGTGGCGCACCACGGCGTACGGCTTCGTCCACGACGACGGGCACGGCCTGCTGGCCGACCTGCCCGACGGCTCGGCGGTGGAGGTGTCGTTCCGCGCGGAGCTCTCCGAGCAGTTCGACCAGGCCGGGCTGCTGGTGCGCGCCGACGCGGAGCACTGGGTCAAGGCCGGGGTGGAGCTGTCCGACGGCGTGCCGCTGCTCGGCGCCGTGGTGACCCGCGGCGTCTCGGACTGGTCGACCGCGCCGGTGCCGCAGTGGCGGGGCCTCGAGGTCACGGTGCGGGCCAGCCGCTCGGGCGACGCGCTCACCGTGCGGGCCCGGGCAGGCGACGAGCCGTGGCGGCTGGTGCGGGTCGCGCCGATCGACCCGGCGCTGCCCTGGCAGGCCGGGCCGGCCGCCTGCGCACCCACGCGCGCCGGGCTCGTCGTGCGGTTCACGGGGTGGCGCACCGGGGCCGCCGACGCCGCGCTGCACGGCTGA
- the dacB gene encoding D-alanyl-D-alanine carboxypeptidase/D-alanyl-D-alanine-endopeptidase: MTGVTRATRGRGTTVGAGVRAARPRRLVAVAAALVAAAVAAGPAASASPALLAAPAVPPVPATVLPATTGALTGPAPVDTALVAQVRAALGTRALGPDVAADVIDVATGTRIVGLAPTRPQKPASTLKLLTAVTVLRALGDDARLSTRVVQGATPRDVVLVGGGDATLTRAPAPSPVAGQAARPASLSALVAATVKALHASGRGSVTVHVDDSLFTGPRTAAGWPSGYVSSGVIGPVSALSVDQGQRSASSRSRDADPALAAGDAFVAGLRAAGITVLGAVTRVRAASGAQQLAEVQSPTVAQLVERMLTESDDTLAEALAHLAGGALGGAASFAGGAAATTATLTSLGVPVAGVHLEDGSGLSLQDVVPPATLVRTLAAIAADAPPAGATAGVLWPASSGLPVAGATGTLALRFGASGTTQGRGVVRAKTGTLTGVDCLAGLVRDPHGRLLAFAYLADRTVGPQLDSRTALDRAAAALAG, from the coding sequence GTGACCGGAGTCACGCGGGCGACACGAGGACGGGGGACGACGGTGGGCGCAGGGGTCCGGGCGGCGCGACCGCGCCGGCTCGTCGCGGTCGCCGCGGCGCTGGTCGCGGCGGCGGTCGCCGCGGGCCCGGCGGCCTCGGCGTCCCCGGCGCTGCTCGCCGCACCCGCCGTGCCGCCCGTGCCCGCGACGGTGCTCCCGGCCACCACCGGAGCGCTCACCGGCCCCGCCCCGGTCGACACCGCGCTGGTGGCGCAGGTGCGCGCCGCGCTCGGCACCCGCGCGCTCGGCCCGGACGTGGCCGCCGACGTCATCGACGTCGCGACGGGCACGCGCATCGTGGGGCTCGCGCCGACGCGGCCGCAGAAGCCGGCCAGCACGCTCAAGCTGCTCACGGCCGTCACGGTGCTGCGCGCCCTGGGCGACGACGCGCGGCTCTCGACCCGGGTGGTGCAGGGCGCGACCCCGCGCGACGTCGTGCTGGTGGGCGGGGGCGACGCGACGCTCACCCGCGCGCCTGCCCCGAGCCCCGTAGCCGGCCAGGCCGCGCGGCCGGCGAGCCTGAGCGCCCTGGTGGCCGCGACGGTGAAGGCGCTGCACGCCTCCGGCCGCGGCTCGGTCACCGTCCACGTCGACGACTCGCTGTTCACCGGCCCGCGCACGGCGGCCGGCTGGCCCTCGGGGTACGTCTCCTCCGGCGTCATCGGGCCGGTGTCCGCGCTCTCGGTCGACCAGGGCCAGCGGTCCGCGAGCAGCCGGTCGCGCGACGCCGACCCCGCGCTGGCCGCCGGCGACGCCTTCGTCGCCGGCCTGCGCGCCGCGGGGATCACGGTGCTCGGCGCGGTGACGCGGGTGCGCGCGGCCAGCGGGGCGCAGCAGCTCGCCGAGGTGCAGAGCCCCACGGTCGCCCAGCTCGTCGAGCGGATGCTCACCGAGTCCGACGACACGCTCGCCGAGGCGCTGGCCCACCTCGCCGGCGGTGCGCTCGGCGGCGCGGCCAGCTTCGCCGGCGGCGCCGCGGCCACAACCGCCACGCTCACCTCGCTCGGCGTCCCCGTGGCCGGCGTCCACCTCGAGGACGGCAGCGGGCTGTCGCTCCAGGACGTCGTGCCGCCCGCCACCCTGGTGCGCACCCTCGCCGCGATCGCCGCGGACGCACCCCCCGCGGGCGCGACGGCGGGCGTGCTGTGGCCGGCGTCGTCGGGCCTGCCCGTGGCCGGCGCGACCGGCACGCTCGCGCTGCGCTTCGGGGCGTCGGGCACCACGCAGGGCCGCGGCGTGGTGCGGGCCAAGACCGGCACGCTCACCGGCGTCGACTGCCTGGCGGGCCTGGTCCGCGACCCGCACGGGCGCCTGCTCGCGTTCGCCTACCTCGCCGACCGCACCGTCGGCCCGCAGCTCGACTCGCGCACGGCGCTCGACCGGGCCGCCGCGGCCCTCGCGGGCTGA